From one Bordetella genomosp. 9 genomic stretch:
- the terL gene encoding phage terminase large subunit, translating to MSQREAAELALARWDMLELVQKAYPTFVPFLHDVMSELGFSTTEIQEDIAEFIAFGPHYLMVQAQRGQAKTTITAAYAVWCLIHDPSYRVLIVSAGGTQANEISTLIVRIILTMDVLECLRPDRTAGDRTSVEAFDVHHSLKGLDKSPSVACMGISANIQGKRADLLIADDVESKKNSLTEHQREQLLELTRDFPSICSTGRIIYLGTPQSVNSIYNTLPGRGYIVRIWTGRYPTQAQLANYGGMLAPLLLRRMKADPSLMSGGGLLGDQGKPTDAALPAGTEEFLQKKEADQGPSYFQLQHMLNTTLADEDRFPLRLHKIMVLRVMSDQFPLMLTPGMLEHQVVRYEVNGRTYTFNMPASIGEDRAPLQGVVMYVDPAGGGKNGDETGYAVVGFLNGNIWVLACAGIKGGFSVEGFRKLAGIARHWKVNRILVEKNFGNGAYLNSWLPILRAEYPQTMGAGCAIEEVFESGQKELRIIDVLEPVIARGALVFNDDIPRNEMDTLLAYPNEQRISYSLLNQIKSITREKHALTHDDRVDALAGAVRYWTNVLGVNQEKAIERQRTREFEEWKKNPLGYNRTTQGPKGRRSGSLFNKYKR from the coding sequence ATGAGCCAGCGAGAGGCTGCCGAGCTTGCATTAGCTCGGTGGGACATGCTGGAGCTGGTCCAGAAGGCGTACCCGACCTTCGTACCGTTCCTGCATGACGTAATGTCCGAACTGGGATTCAGCACCACAGAAATACAAGAAGACATCGCTGAGTTCATCGCGTTCGGGCCGCACTACCTGATGGTTCAGGCGCAGCGTGGGCAGGCAAAAACAACTATCACAGCCGCCTACGCTGTCTGGTGCCTGATACACGACCCATCCTATCGGGTGCTGATCGTGTCCGCTGGCGGCACACAGGCCAACGAAATCTCCACCCTCATCGTGCGGATCATCCTCACGATGGACGTGCTGGAGTGCCTGCGACCTGACCGCACGGCCGGCGACCGCACGTCGGTAGAAGCATTCGACGTACACCACTCGCTGAAGGGCCTGGACAAGAGCCCGAGCGTGGCGTGCATGGGCATTTCCGCGAACATCCAGGGGAAGCGCGCGGACCTGCTGATCGCGGATGACGTGGAGTCCAAGAAGAACTCCCTCACGGAGCACCAGCGCGAACAGCTGCTGGAGCTGACGCGGGACTTCCCATCCATCTGCTCCACTGGCCGAATCATCTACCTGGGCACGCCCCAGTCGGTCAACTCGATCTACAACACGCTGCCGGGCCGCGGCTACATCGTCCGCATCTGGACCGGCCGCTACCCTACGCAGGCCCAGCTCGCCAACTATGGCGGCATGCTGGCCCCGCTGCTTCTGCGGCGCATGAAGGCAGACCCGTCGCTGATGTCCGGTGGCGGGTTGCTCGGCGACCAGGGCAAGCCCACTGACGCGGCGCTGCCGGCCGGCACAGAAGAATTCCTCCAGAAGAAGGAAGCCGACCAAGGCCCCTCGTACTTCCAGCTCCAGCACATGCTGAACACGACGCTGGCGGACGAAGACCGCTTCCCGCTGCGCCTGCACAAAATCATGGTGCTGCGCGTGATGAGCGACCAGTTCCCGCTGATGCTTACGCCCGGGATGCTGGAGCACCAGGTGGTGCGCTACGAGGTCAACGGCCGGACGTACACGTTCAACATGCCCGCCAGCATAGGCGAGGATCGCGCGCCCCTACAAGGCGTCGTCATGTACGTGGACCCGGCTGGGGGCGGCAAGAACGGCGACGAGACGGGTTATGCCGTCGTCGGGTTCCTGAACGGCAACATCTGGGTTCTGGCCTGCGCCGGAATCAAAGGCGGGTTCTCCGTCGAGGGCTTCCGCAAACTGGCTGGCATCGCCCGCCACTGGAAGGTGAATCGTATCCTCGTCGAGAAGAACTTCGGCAACGGTGCATACCTGAACTCCTGGCTGCCGATCCTGCGCGCCGAGTACCCGCAGACGATGGGTGCTGGCTGCGCCATCGAAGAGGTGTTCGAGTCCGGCCAGAAGGAACTCCGCATCATCGACGTGCTGGAGCCCGTCATCGCCCGCGGCGCACTCGTCTTCAACGACGACATTCCGCGCAACGAGATGGACACGCTACTGGCCTATCCGAACGAGCAACGCATCTCCTACAGCCTGCTGAACCAGATCAAGAGCATCACGCGCGAGAAGCATGCGCTGACGCACGACGACCGCGTAGACGCCCTCGCCGGCGCGGTGCGGTACTGGACCAACGTCCTGGGCGTGAACCAGGAGAAGGCCATCGAACGCCAGCGCACGCGCGAGTTCGAGGAGTGGAAGAAGAACCCGCTCGGATACAACCGCACGACGCAGGGGCCGAAGGGCCGGCGCAGCGGGTCCCTATTCAACAAGTACAAGAGGTGA
- a CDS encoding phage nozzle protein, producing MARVASSYASVTRGVSEQVPQDRLPGQHWEQVNVISDPRRGISRRHGSVTMDEKALSIASLSAAQQGYLRNYREYSFFIDGTEYSLHYQSAARTLGDTLPFCFCFNKDTGKFLNVQLQPSAANALNPWVFGGLSAITTVGKYIVMASNQLGPGYTTTNNYAAQGSRAVAWVRGGSYSRTFKMTVRRSTDGAVFSAAYTTLSSSYPNLLDTSDIVQDGNSNYQKQVNDRVNAYNSAVNKWIGDAMASVQPQFIAAQLIAQLVAQGFTNLAQVGGSIIMENVSELSVDDSGDGTLFRAVFNEVDDPAKLSTVHWAGKVVRVKPKGTDDSYYMVAKLDTGASWGTVTWVEGPAQVVQPGQVFALATLSADKQTLIIADSPARLQAVLGTPVPGYAASVAGDTSSKGAVPYFFGRRVTLLTVFMDRLVIVADGVIFMSRAGDYFNWFRASMLRDDADDPIEAYALGAEDDIITKCVTYNKDLFLFGQRNQYSISGRAAVTPSTIAISTSASEKDSVNAQPIVVANLLFYGKYESAPNQAGPSPFSTSVSQFQLGLFEDAPEPFLISQQLDKYMRGRPIQFAALPSPHTIFVRTDGYDMGLYVYRFIDQPGSQQRVFDSWSRWEWSPVVGRIIGITTYKATLYAFTIRQNAQGLWAACEQFVMDSDVSPRPYLDMLRTVAAYRAGTGFLRPADSSVLSDVYVAADQGSPAALLGAHIADQQSFYTDVLNSGQYAASVGVHFDSDTDLTSPYVRDQNDRALVNGRLVVNRYTVSLTQTGGMDAYRVDSEGERRVFGFNGRRVGLSNNQVGRQPVSDATVDIPCGRANVEHRMSFRSRGWLPCTISAIEWVGQIFNNSRRV from the coding sequence ATGGCGCGAGTAGCTTCTAGCTACGCCAGCGTCACGCGAGGCGTATCGGAACAGGTCCCGCAGGACCGGCTCCCCGGGCAGCATTGGGAACAGGTCAACGTCATATCGGACCCGCGCCGCGGCATTTCGCGCCGCCACGGGTCGGTGACGATGGACGAGAAGGCCCTGAGCATAGCTTCGCTCAGTGCCGCGCAGCAGGGATACCTGCGCAACTACCGCGAGTACAGCTTCTTCATCGACGGCACGGAATACTCGCTGCACTACCAGTCGGCCGCGCGCACCTTGGGCGACACCCTTCCGTTCTGCTTCTGCTTCAACAAGGACACCGGCAAGTTCCTGAACGTGCAGCTCCAGCCTTCGGCCGCCAACGCGCTGAATCCTTGGGTGTTCGGCGGGCTGTCCGCGATCACGACGGTGGGGAAGTACATCGTCATGGCATCCAACCAGTTGGGGCCAGGCTACACGACGACCAACAACTACGCGGCCCAGGGCTCGCGGGCGGTTGCCTGGGTGCGCGGTGGATCGTACAGCCGAACATTCAAGATGACCGTTCGCCGCAGTACGGACGGGGCCGTGTTCTCCGCGGCGTACACCACGCTGTCGTCCAGCTACCCGAATCTGCTGGACACGAGTGACATCGTGCAGGACGGGAACTCGAACTACCAGAAGCAGGTCAACGACCGCGTGAACGCGTACAACTCCGCAGTGAACAAGTGGATTGGCGACGCCATGGCGAGCGTACAGCCGCAGTTCATCGCGGCGCAGCTTATCGCGCAGCTGGTGGCGCAGGGGTTCACCAACCTTGCACAGGTCGGCGGCTCTATCATCATGGAGAACGTCTCGGAGCTTTCTGTAGACGACTCCGGGGACGGCACACTGTTCCGCGCGGTGTTCAACGAGGTTGACGACCCGGCGAAGCTGTCCACGGTTCACTGGGCGGGCAAGGTGGTACGCGTCAAGCCTAAGGGCACGGACGACTCGTACTACATGGTCGCAAAGCTGGACACTGGGGCCTCCTGGGGCACAGTGACATGGGTCGAAGGTCCGGCACAAGTGGTGCAGCCGGGGCAAGTGTTTGCCCTTGCGACGCTCTCTGCGGACAAGCAGACCCTCATCATCGCGGACAGCCCCGCGCGACTACAAGCCGTCCTCGGCACGCCGGTGCCAGGATACGCGGCGAGCGTAGCCGGCGACACCAGCTCGAAGGGAGCCGTTCCCTATTTCTTTGGGCGGCGCGTCACCTTGCTTACCGTGTTCATGGACCGGCTGGTTATCGTGGCGGACGGCGTGATCTTCATGTCACGGGCCGGGGACTACTTCAACTGGTTCCGCGCGTCCATGCTGCGCGACGATGCGGACGACCCCATAGAGGCGTACGCCCTGGGTGCTGAGGACGACATCATCACGAAATGCGTGACCTACAACAAGGACCTGTTCCTGTTCGGTCAGCGCAACCAGTACAGCATCAGCGGCCGGGCGGCGGTGACTCCCAGCACTATCGCTATATCCACCTCGGCCAGCGAGAAGGACTCCGTGAACGCGCAGCCCATCGTGGTGGCGAATCTGCTGTTCTACGGAAAGTATGAGTCCGCGCCGAATCAGGCCGGCCCGTCGCCGTTCAGTACGAGCGTGTCCCAGTTCCAGCTGGGCCTGTTCGAGGACGCGCCGGAGCCATTCCTGATAAGCCAGCAGCTGGACAAGTACATGCGCGGGCGGCCGATCCAGTTCGCCGCGCTACCGTCACCGCACACTATATTCGTCCGAACGGACGGCTACGACATGGGGCTGTACGTGTACCGCTTCATCGACCAGCCGGGCTCGCAGCAGCGGGTGTTCGACTCCTGGTCGCGCTGGGAGTGGTCCCCGGTGGTGGGCCGCATCATCGGAATCACGACCTACAAGGCCACGCTGTACGCCTTCACGATTCGCCAGAACGCACAGGGCCTGTGGGCCGCGTGCGAGCAGTTCGTGATGGACTCGGACGTGTCGCCTCGCCCGTATCTGGACATGCTGCGTACGGTTGCCGCTTATCGCGCCGGCACGGGGTTCCTCCGCCCGGCGGATTCGTCGGTGCTGTCCGACGTGTACGTTGCGGCTGACCAGGGCTCGCCTGCCGCTCTGCTGGGTGCGCATATCGCGGATCAACAGTCGTTCTACACGGACGTACTGAACAGCGGGCAGTACGCCGCCTCGGTCGGAGTGCATTTCGATTCCGATACGGACCTCACTTCGCCATACGTCCGGGACCAGAACGACCGGGCGCTGGTGAATGGACGCTTGGTGGTCAACCGCTACACCGTCTCGCTTACGCAGACGGGCGGCATGGACGCCTACCGGGTTGACTCGGAAGGGGAGCGCCGCGTGTTCGGGTTCAACGGCCGGCGTGTGGGCTTGAGCAACAACCAAGTCGGCCGCCAGCCAGTCAGCGACGCCACTGTGGACATCCCCTGCGGCCGGGCCAACGTGGAGCACCGCATGTCCTTCCGGTCACGCGGCTGGCTTCCTTGCACCATCTCTGCCATCGAGTGGGTTGGGCAGATATTCAACAACTCACGCCGTGTGTAG
- a CDS encoding capsid protein encodes MGISVQNITRPGAVLQSGNNTQIGTSPSGTNPQALHIEQYGGEIEGTIARKSIMRNFIPVRSIKGTSTISNFQIGESALSKVTPGTAPDGTVVQAQKVKLTVDTLINARSMVPLLDDFQNSYDARMAIGQEHGKKFAKFIDQAFMIQAIKAAQITDMSGYPAGWQPGTQKTFATAGLESDPSALEDMFGQLFADMEEKDVDPLTDDVVIVMRPKSYYALLQNDRLVDRTFILSDGTEIKTKSLNVYGAPVYVSNNLPNTQITGHYLSNAGNGNAFDGDFSNVVASVFSPRALLAGETIPLTPDVFYDPITKMWYIDAHTSFGVTTNNPVFAGVVKKAA; translated from the coding sequence ATGGGCATCAGCGTACAAAACATCACCCGCCCGGGTGCCGTTCTCCAGAGCGGTAACAACACGCAAATCGGTACTTCGCCCAGCGGCACCAATCCGCAGGCGTTGCACATCGAGCAGTACGGCGGCGAAATCGAGGGCACCATCGCCCGCAAGTCGATCATGCGGAATTTCATCCCCGTGCGTTCGATCAAGGGCACTTCCACCATCTCGAACTTCCAGATCGGTGAATCTGCCCTGAGCAAGGTCACCCCCGGCACCGCGCCGGACGGCACCGTGGTGCAGGCGCAGAAGGTCAAGCTGACCGTGGACACGCTCATCAACGCGCGCTCCATGGTGCCGCTGCTGGACGACTTCCAGAACTCCTACGACGCCCGTATGGCTATCGGCCAGGAACACGGCAAGAAGTTCGCCAAGTTCATCGACCAGGCGTTCATGATCCAGGCCATCAAGGCCGCGCAGATCACCGACATGTCCGGCTACCCGGCCGGCTGGCAGCCCGGCACGCAGAAGACGTTCGCGACGGCCGGCCTGGAGAGCGATCCGTCCGCGCTGGAAGACATGTTCGGCCAGCTGTTCGCGGACATGGAAGAGAAGGACGTCGATCCGCTGACCGATGACGTGGTCATCGTGATGCGCCCCAAGTCGTACTACGCCCTGCTCCAGAACGACCGCCTGGTGGACCGCACGTTCATCCTGTCGGACGGCACGGAAATCAAGACCAAGAGCCTGAACGTCTACGGCGCTCCGGTCTACGTGTCCAACAACCTGCCGAATACGCAGATCACGGGGCACTACCTGTCCAACGCCGGCAACGGCAACGCCTTCGACGGCGACTTCAGCAACGTCGTGGCATCGGTGTTCTCGCCCCGCGCTCTGCTGGCCGGCGAGACGATCCCGCTGACCCCCGATGTGTTCTACGACCCCATCACCAAGATGTGGTACATCGACGCGCACACCTCCTTCGGTGTGACGACCAACAACCCCGTCTTCGCAGGCGTGGTCAAGAAGGCCGCCTAA
- a CDS encoding virion core protein, T7 gp14 family — MAWQFGQDYMKAQEQQYITRAQDSLNSADVFARNTVGQANADAANLIRGGQNQFLAAQATLANTQRSAANQSKLQAFGDQSNALAENEVRVMDSMVRGRLSARLQAAATLGALRADASARGVGGSSADALRSVVSLQAGAVETQAQDNQRYISFDSLMRRQGLVRASVSSLDFGQSIPTLDYGINVAPKAQVPLLAGNFGPGPFQQALGGVIGTGLTLWAKGAFKSPSASPGGGITAASGVGIGDALSDGSGLSYQGGYFSGA, encoded by the coding sequence ATGGCCTGGCAGTTCGGCCAGGACTACATGAAGGCGCAGGAGCAGCAGTACATAACACGGGCGCAGGACTCGCTGAACAGCGCAGACGTGTTCGCTCGTAATACCGTGGGCCAGGCGAACGCGGACGCCGCGAACCTCATCCGTGGCGGCCAGAATCAATTCCTGGCAGCCCAGGCGACGCTGGCGAACACGCAGCGCTCCGCTGCGAACCAGTCGAAGCTCCAAGCTTTCGGGGACCAGAGCAACGCCCTGGCCGAGAACGAGGTGCGCGTTATGGACTCTATGGTGCGCGGCCGGCTCTCGGCCCGGCTACAGGCCGCGGCGACGCTGGGAGCACTGCGCGCCGACGCGTCGGCCAGGGGCGTGGGCGGGTCGAGCGCGGATGCGTTGCGCAGCGTTGTCTCACTACAGGCCGGGGCAGTTGAGACGCAAGCGCAGGATAACCAGCGCTACATCAGCTTCGACTCGCTTATGCGGCGCCAGGGCCTGGTCCGCGCTTCGGTGTCCAGCCTGGACTTCGGCCAGTCCATCCCGACGCTGGATTACGGCATCAACGTCGCGCCGAAGGCGCAGGTCCCGCTGCTGGCAGGCAACTTCGGCCCCGGTCCCTTCCAGCAAGCGCTGGGCGGGGTCATTGGAACCGGCCTCACCCTTTGGGCCAAAGGCGCATTCAAGTCGCCCAGCGCATCCCCAGGGGGCGGCATCACAGCCGCCTCGGGCGTCGGTATTGGCGACGCGTTGAGTGACGGCAGTGGCCTCTCTTATCAGGGCGGCTACTTCAGTGGAGCATAA
- a CDS encoding portal protein gives MAGTIKDAWEEGVTRRAGLVTRCELYAAFTIPSVCPPVGYDQQATELQTDYQAVGAQAVNNLANKINLALFAPSRPFMRYDVPAELAEKLEQDIPDLKGKLALAERESIRLLDQLAARPRLYAAAQHLIVTGNCLLILGKDKGDPPRVLGLKKYTVKRSLSGKVVDIMVKDDLKFDELEADVQAFLKSKDANYAKMDPEDPRSCGDVCWFTRVHLMPTGKYRVECYIDDHLLPQKYNGEYTAEELPYRALTWELPDGQHYGVGLVEQCAGDFAALSALSESALKAAILASEFRWLVNPAGQTQPEDLEESENGAAIPGVAGDIEAISAAGAGVAQGLQIINTVLTEYVNRIGRTFLLGSSVIRDAERVTAEEVRLQAQELETSLGGVYSRLAIDFQLPLAYWLAGQLGVKLAGSGLRPTIITGLDALSRNADLENLKACIGDMAQLADLSQGPLGTILNFTAIAEDIFAGRGVDKSKYVNDPSTQQQLRDEQTQRNVTEAAAPGVAKAAVEQANQPQG, from the coding sequence GTGGCAGGCACGATAAAGGATGCGTGGGAGGAGGGCGTAACGCGGCGCGCTGGGCTAGTTACCCGGTGCGAGCTGTACGCCGCCTTCACCATCCCATCCGTTTGCCCGCCCGTAGGCTACGACCAACAGGCCACCGAGCTACAGACTGACTACCAGGCTGTCGGCGCGCAGGCCGTCAACAACCTAGCCAACAAGATCAATCTCGCGCTGTTCGCGCCCTCCCGGCCGTTCATGCGCTACGACGTTCCTGCGGAGCTGGCCGAGAAGCTGGAGCAGGATATTCCGGACCTCAAGGGCAAGCTGGCCCTGGCGGAGCGGGAAAGCATCCGCCTGCTGGACCAGCTCGCCGCTCGGCCCAGGCTGTACGCGGCGGCGCAGCACCTGATAGTCACGGGCAACTGCCTGCTTATCCTGGGCAAGGATAAAGGCGACCCGCCGCGGGTGCTGGGCCTCAAGAAGTACACCGTCAAGCGCAGCCTGTCCGGGAAGGTCGTGGACATCATGGTCAAGGATGACCTGAAGTTCGACGAGCTGGAGGCCGACGTTCAGGCGTTCCTGAAGTCGAAGGACGCGAACTACGCCAAGATGGACCCCGAGGACCCGCGCAGTTGTGGGGACGTGTGCTGGTTCACCAGGGTACACCTGATGCCCACCGGCAAGTACCGCGTCGAGTGCTATATCGATGACCACCTACTGCCCCAGAAGTACAACGGCGAGTACACGGCCGAGGAGCTGCCGTACCGCGCGCTGACGTGGGAACTGCCTGACGGGCAGCACTATGGCGTCGGCCTGGTCGAGCAGTGCGCGGGTGACTTTGCTGCGCTGTCCGCGCTGTCCGAGTCGGCGCTGAAGGCTGCGATCCTGGCGTCCGAGTTCCGCTGGTTGGTCAACCCTGCCGGGCAGACGCAGCCGGAGGACCTGGAGGAGTCGGAGAACGGTGCGGCTATTCCTGGCGTGGCCGGCGACATCGAGGCCATAAGCGCCGCGGGCGCTGGCGTGGCCCAGGGCCTCCAGATCATCAACACGGTCCTCACCGAGTACGTGAATCGGATCGGGCGCACGTTCCTGCTGGGCTCCAGCGTCATCCGCGACGCCGAGCGCGTTACCGCCGAGGAGGTCCGCCTACAGGCCCAGGAGCTGGAAACGTCCCTGGGCGGCGTGTACTCCCGTCTCGCCATCGACTTTCAGCTGCCGCTGGCCTACTGGCTTGCGGGCCAGCTGGGCGTGAAGCTGGCGGGCTCTGGCTTGCGTCCGACGATCATTACTGGTCTGGACGCGCTGTCCCGGAACGCCGACCTAGAGAACCTGAAGGCGTGCATTGGCGACATGGCGCAGCTCGCAGACCTATCGCAAGGCCCGCTCGGGACGATCCTGAACTTCACAGCGATTGCCGAGGACATCTTCGCCGGCCGTGGCGTGGACAAGTCCAAGTACGTCAATGACCCGTCCACGCAGCAGCAGCTGCGCGACGAACAAACCCAGCGGAATGTCACCGAGGCCGCCGCGCCCGGTGTGGCAAAGGCCGCCGTTGAACAAGCGAACCAACCACAAGGATGA
- a CDS encoding phage tail fiber domain-containing protein has translation MAAEELNPWINSAGQDGERNSMQEFPCDGAQTSFEFNFTGGYIDAANVKAYLYDMDSGIKTDVSPVVLTGPNTIEVTPAPAANFRLVVFRDTQKTVPLVDFSNGAVMNESNLDKIAKQAVFNAAEMVDRFDEINASSADAIERSFTALTTAQAAVSTAGTASTNASFALAASQTAANTANDAREDASQALATANGINGKAQQALDNSADAVADAGAAVLAAQTALDEVQNFTGLFAECRLDGGTAANSIKLSRYNGSRITLGGTTLQIPENGLEVVPTGLTAAALYYVYAYPNNGAPALEWGTGTAWARATGPDGRQIKTGDASRLLVGMFRPSAGGVITDTTATRGVASWFNRIPKSVTGSAGPAPISSTTDVAVIGIPLLRWAGEAVISTLDARIVSGSAAVTAFASLRNGATVTTSGQIIISFPSQGLWDGASTTWIDMVGAEGAVSPTCYAHVDTGSAQYVVFINAHTRL, from the coding sequence ATGGCAGCTGAAGAGCTGAATCCGTGGATCAACTCCGCAGGGCAGGACGGTGAACGGAACTCCATGCAGGAATTCCCATGCGACGGGGCGCAGACCTCGTTCGAGTTCAACTTCACGGGCGGCTATATCGATGCTGCGAACGTGAAGGCGTACCTGTACGACATGGACTCGGGCATAAAGACCGATGTCAGCCCTGTGGTTCTCACGGGTCCCAACACGATAGAGGTTACGCCGGCACCTGCCGCGAACTTCCGACTCGTGGTCTTCCGGGACACACAGAAGACTGTACCGCTCGTGGACTTCTCCAACGGCGCGGTAATGAACGAATCGAACCTGGACAAGATCGCCAAACAAGCCGTGTTCAACGCGGCCGAGATGGTAGACCGGTTCGACGAGATTAACGCCAGCTCGGCCGACGCCATCGAGCGCAGCTTCACGGCGCTGACCACGGCACAGGCTGCGGTCAGCACGGCCGGCACGGCGAGCACCAATGCGAGCTTCGCGCTTGCGGCCTCTCAGACTGCGGCGAACACTGCGAACGACGCACGTGAGGATGCGAGCCAGGCGCTTGCCACTGCCAACGGCATCAATGGCAAAGCCCAGCAAGCTTTGGACAATTCGGCGGATGCGGTGGCGGATGCCGGCGCAGCCGTCCTAGCAGCCCAAACAGCACTGGACGAGGTGCAGAACTTCACCGGGTTGTTCGCAGAGTGCCGCCTTGACGGCGGCACAGCTGCCAACTCGATCAAGCTGTCACGATACAACGGCAGCCGCATCACGCTTGGCGGAACCACCCTACAGATTCCGGAGAACGGCTTGGAGGTTGTGCCCACCGGGCTGACTGCGGCGGCGCTCTACTACGTGTACGCATACCCGAATAACGGTGCGCCGGCCCTTGAATGGGGCACGGGTACTGCGTGGGCACGGGCAACTGGGCCTGACGGGCGGCAAATTAAAACTGGTGACGCCTCGCGCCTGTTGGTGGGAATGTTCAGACCCAGTGCCGGCGGGGTCATAACCGACACGACCGCCACCCGCGGAGTCGCAAGCTGGTTCAACCGGATTCCCAAGTCCGTGACCGGATCGGCCGGACCAGCCCCGATCAGTTCTACCACGGACGTGGCGGTTATAGGCATTCCGCTTCTGCGCTGGGCTGGCGAGGCTGTAATTTCGACTTTGGACGCCCGCATCGTTTCCGGATCGGCGGCGGTCACCGCGTTCGCATCTTTGCGCAACGGCGCAACCGTAACGACGAGCGGCCAGATCATCATAAGCTTCCCCTCTCAGGGCCTATGGGATGGGGCGTCAACCACCTGGATAGACATGGTTGGCGCCGAGGGTGCGGTGTCCCCCACGTGCTACGCGCATGTGGATACCGGCAGCGCGCAGTACGTGGTGTTCATCAACGCTCACACGCGGCTTTGA